Proteins encoded within one genomic window of Microbacterium soli:
- the rpsI gene encoding 30S ribosomal protein S9 translates to MADIQDTAEFPQNFSTSTPEAEVVESAPRPVLSVPGAAVGRRKQAIARVRLIPGSGTITINGRTLEDYFPNKLHQQLINDPFTALNLVGAYDVIARISGGGDSGQAGALRLGIARALNNIDAENNRPTLKKAGFLSRDARVIERKKAGLKKARKAPQYSKR, encoded by the coding sequence GTGGCTGACATTCAGGACACCGCAGAATTCCCGCAGAACTTCTCCACCTCCACGCCGGAGGCCGAGGTCGTGGAGTCCGCTCCCCGCCCCGTGCTCTCCGTGCCGGGGGCCGCCGTGGGCCGGCGCAAGCAGGCCATCGCCCGCGTGCGTCTGATCCCCGGCTCGGGCACGATCACCATCAACGGTCGTACCCTCGAGGACTACTTCCCCAACAAGCTGCACCAGCAGCTGATCAACGACCCGTTCACCGCGCTGAACCTGGTCGGTGCGTACGACGTCATCGCCCGCATCTCGGGCGGCGGAGACTCGGGTCAGGCCGGCGCTCTGCGCCTGGGCATCGCCCGCGCGCTGAACAACATCGACGCCGAGAACAACCGTCCGACCCTCAAGAAGGCCGGCTTCCTGTCGCGTGACGCTCGCGTCATCGAGCGCAAGAAGGCCGGTCTCAAGAAGGCCCGCAAGGCTCCTCAGTACTCCAAGCGCTGA
- the rplM gene encoding 50S ribosomal protein L13: MTRTYTPKAGQVQRDWIVIDATDVVLGRLASHAAAILRGKHKPTFAPHVDTGDFVVIVNAEKVALTGQKLHKKMAYRHSGYPGGLTATSYAELLEKNPVRAVEKAVRGMLPKNTLGRQQLSKLKVYAGAEHPHAAQQPTPYTLDQVAQ; this comes from the coding sequence GTGACGCGCACTTACACCCCGAAGGCCGGGCAGGTCCAGCGTGACTGGATCGTCATCGACGCCACCGACGTCGTTCTCGGCCGCCTCGCCTCGCACGCCGCAGCGATCCTGCGCGGCAAGCACAAGCCGACCTTCGCTCCGCACGTCGACACCGGCGACTTCGTCGTCATCGTCAACGCCGAGAAGGTCGCCCTCACGGGGCAGAAGCTCCACAAGAAGATGGCCTACCGCCACTCGGGCTACCCGGGCGGCCTGACGGCGACCTCCTACGCCGAGCTCCTCGAGAAGAACCCGGTTCGCGCCGTGGAGAAGGCCGTGCGCGGCATGCTCCCGAAGAACACCCTGGGCCGCCAGCAGCTGTCGAAGCTGAAGGTGTACGCCGGTGCCGAGCACCCGCACGCCGCTCAGCAGCCCACGCCGTACACCCTCGACCAGGTCGCCCAGTAA
- a CDS encoding DUF4012 domain-containing protein, with the protein MLGIFLLLVAAVVMGGILLVQALQVKDDLQGAKSKIGQVVPLMKDGDVAGVESLSQEVLKLTSDADEIVNGPLWGIAGAVPWVGANVTAVSETTQATHILVRDALPLASELLPLADPANFKVEGGGINLEPFRTAQPKLPELKSVFDEAKSHIDRIDLDAIHPFVEDNIGQLVDIVEQATPAIDFAEKNLPMVLSMLGGDGPRNYALLFQNNAETRATGGNPGAGAVLRVDGGKVEMRQDQAALDFVLKGPKGFFPQHLENPDEEKLFESDTWKYSQNYTRMPDFTDTARLVSGLWGKTVGDRLDGIISVDPVTLSYMLKVAGPVTVEGEDTPVTADNAVKLLLSDTYERFGARGELADLYFAKVSAAVFSTVMSGGWDPLAMLEQLQRAADEQRVYAWFADADQQAVAAELGVDGTVTTDNEKVTQTGIYLNDDAHSKLEYYLSNEMAVTCDADKRTMTTSITMHSAVPGNDLSHYTLGMRNERWGQPRTTIMLDVIGMALPGGELVGSSPAKGDRDAEERVGTYKGRDFRSMVVMVPMGESRTVSFTTTVPTDADQPLQVRYSPTVTETPVTVDASCGSMFPAP; encoded by the coding sequence GTGCTGGGGATCTTCCTCCTCCTGGTCGCCGCTGTCGTGATGGGCGGCATCCTGCTCGTGCAGGCGCTGCAGGTGAAGGACGACCTCCAGGGTGCGAAATCGAAGATCGGCCAGGTCGTCCCGCTCATGAAGGACGGCGACGTCGCGGGCGTCGAGTCGCTCAGCCAGGAGGTGCTGAAGCTCACCTCCGACGCCGACGAGATCGTGAACGGGCCGCTGTGGGGGATCGCCGGCGCGGTGCCGTGGGTGGGCGCCAACGTCACGGCCGTGAGCGAGACGACGCAGGCGACGCACATCCTGGTCAGGGACGCCCTGCCGCTGGCATCCGAGCTTCTTCCCCTGGCCGACCCGGCCAACTTCAAGGTCGAGGGCGGCGGGATCAACCTGGAGCCCTTCCGCACCGCCCAGCCGAAGCTGCCCGAGCTGAAGTCGGTGTTCGACGAGGCGAAGTCGCACATCGACCGGATCGACCTGGACGCCATCCACCCCTTCGTCGAAGACAACATCGGCCAGCTGGTGGACATCGTCGAACAGGCGACGCCGGCGATCGACTTCGCCGAGAAGAACCTGCCGATGGTGCTGTCGATGCTGGGCGGAGACGGCCCCCGCAACTATGCGCTGCTGTTCCAGAACAACGCCGAGACGCGCGCGACGGGCGGAAACCCGGGCGCGGGCGCCGTGCTGCGCGTGGACGGCGGCAAAGTCGAGATGCGCCAGGACCAGGCCGCGTTGGACTTCGTGCTGAAGGGGCCCAAGGGCTTCTTCCCGCAGCATCTGGAGAATCCGGATGAGGAGAAGCTCTTCGAGAGCGACACCTGGAAGTACTCGCAGAACTACACCCGGATGCCCGATTTCACCGACACGGCGCGACTGGTGAGCGGGCTGTGGGGCAAGACGGTGGGCGACCGGCTGGACGGCATCATCTCCGTCGACCCGGTCACGCTCTCGTACATGCTGAAGGTGGCGGGCCCTGTCACGGTGGAGGGGGAGGACACCCCCGTCACGGCGGACAACGCGGTGAAGCTGCTGCTCAGTGACACGTACGAGCGGTTCGGCGCGCGCGGTGAGCTCGCCGACCTGTACTTCGCGAAGGTGTCGGCGGCGGTGTTCAGCACCGTGATGAGCGGCGGCTGGGATCCGCTGGCGATGCTCGAGCAGTTGCAGAGGGCTGCGGACGAGCAGCGCGTGTACGCCTGGTTCGCGGATGCCGATCAGCAGGCCGTCGCGGCGGAACTGGGCGTGGACGGCACGGTGACCACCGACAACGAGAAGGTCACGCAGACCGGCATCTATCTCAACGATGATGCGCATTCCAAACTGGAGTACTACCTCAGCAACGAGATGGCGGTCACGTGCGATGCGGACAAGCGCACCATGACCACGTCGATCACGATGCACAGCGCCGTTCCCGGCAACGACCTGAGTCATTACACGCTGGGGATGCGCAACGAGCGCTGGGGCCAGCCGCGCACGACGATCATGCTGGATGTCATCGGCATGGCGCTCCCCGGTGGAGAGCTCGTGGGCTCGAGTCCCGCGAAGGGGGATCGGGATGCGGAGGAGCGGGTCGGCACGTACAAGGGGCGCGACTTCAGGAGCATGGTCGTGATGGTGCCGATGGGCGAGTCGAGGACGGTCTCGTTCACGACGACGGTGCCGACGGATGCCGATCAGCCGCTGCAGGTGCGATACTCGCCCACCGTGACGGAGACTCCGGTCACGGTGGATGCCTCGTGCGGATCGATGTTCCCCGCTCCATGA
- a CDS encoding IclR family transcriptional regulator: MAQVSKTVDNALWILQLLGEQGAATSIELAKLTGLSRTIVYRSLSTLEARGFVRRDGSSYSLGLTILNLSDSIESDIRTAAQSGLEQLAARYDATCVLVVADGTDGVILDQRVSQSGPTQIRYSLGFRSPLAAGGHGRAILAFSPPKVVEAMLGKLSDVGTAERLRETLSEIRRRGYAYSSDEIRFGVSGLAVPILDRKRRAVGSIGLVTVAGGLPDLDDVSRTLMSTSASISEQLLR, translated from the coding sequence GTGGCTCAGGTTTCCAAGACCGTCGATAACGCGCTGTGGATATTGCAACTGCTGGGTGAGCAGGGAGCCGCTACTTCCATCGAACTCGCGAAGCTCACGGGCCTCAGCCGGACGATCGTCTACCGCTCACTCTCCACCTTGGAGGCTCGAGGCTTCGTACGTCGTGATGGAAGCAGCTACTCACTGGGTCTCACGATTCTGAATCTCAGCGACTCCATCGAGTCCGACATCCGGACAGCGGCGCAGTCCGGACTTGAGCAGCTCGCAGCCCGCTACGACGCGACTTGCGTCCTCGTGGTCGCAGACGGCACGGATGGTGTCATTCTCGATCAGCGGGTGAGCCAGTCGGGGCCGACGCAGATCAGGTACTCGTTGGGTTTCCGCAGCCCGTTGGCGGCCGGCGGCCACGGACGTGCCATCCTCGCGTTCTCTCCGCCGAAGGTTGTCGAAGCGATGCTGGGGAAGCTGTCGGATGTCGGTACCGCCGAGAGGCTACGCGAGACTCTGAGCGAGATTCGACGCAGGGGCTACGCATACTCCAGCGATGAGATCCGGTTCGGAGTCTCGGGTCTCGCGGTACCGATCTTGGATCGCAAGCGTCGTGCGGTCGGGAGCATAGGACTGGTCACGGTCGCGGGAGGGTTGCCTGACCTGGACGACGTGTCCAGGACGCTTATGAGCACTTCGGCGAGCATCTCAGAGCAACTCCTGCGCTGA
- a CDS encoding DoxX family protein has protein sequence MNEIDLGFDIGMLLVRVYLGVNFIAYGGQKLFGLFGGPGLKGWSSYLRSLRMRSAGIIGPISAACEAGAAILMLLGLLIPLAAAGLIASMLVATFAVHWKNGYFNAKGGFTYPLAIIVLASAVAFAGPGSFAVGATWWQTLDLGAVGGLVALGLGVIGAGGALLTRVPEASAS, from the coding sequence ATGAACGAGATCGATCTCGGCTTTGACATCGGGATGCTTCTGGTGAGGGTGTATCTCGGAGTCAACTTCATCGCATACGGAGGGCAGAAGCTCTTCGGCCTGTTCGGAGGGCCGGGGCTGAAGGGGTGGAGTTCATATCTGCGCTCGTTGCGGATGAGGTCGGCCGGCATCATCGGACCGATATCCGCAGCGTGCGAAGCGGGCGCGGCCATCCTCATGCTGCTCGGCCTGCTCATTCCGCTCGCGGCCGCGGGACTCATCGCGTCGATGCTCGTCGCCACCTTCGCTGTGCATTGGAAGAACGGCTACTTCAACGCGAAAGGCGGCTTCACCTATCCTCTTGCGATCATCGTGCTGGCTTCAGCAGTCGCGTTCGCGGGGCCGGGGTCCTTCGCCGTGGGGGCGACTTGGTGGCAGACGCTGGATCTCGGCGCCGTGGGCGGGTTGGTCGCTCTCGGTCTGGGCGTAATCGGCGCTGGTGGCGCACTGTTGACGCGCGTGCCGGAAGCGTCCGCGTCGTAG
- a CDS encoding branched-chain amino acid ABC transporter permease, with the protein MSDIRVVFSVRFVVRIVVWIAMALIVAAVPVYLETFWLQLGLFICVAVIGAVGLDLLTGLAGQLSLAHAFFIGVGAYAYAILAAQPEDGSWGMGLPPLIAAVLAVAITASAGVLFSPVAKRLRGLYLGIATLGLVFIGQFVMLNASPLTGGTSGRRTPEFTVFGWSFSSGDPAFSLLGVPFERLERLWLLGVVLAVGSVWVARNLRDSRFGRQLQNIRDSEVAAAVLGVNVQRTKAAVFTVSSAYAGVAGVLLALTYEQVVPDAFGLDMSITYTVIIVIGGMGSVTGAALGAIVVTAIPQLLDHFSSVLPFVADTDTQSAFGPTYVSNLIYALLVVAILVFQPRGLSGMLHGLRDWAEVPSRSGNASETPEIVDGAEKNDGRRAQDERDRSRL; encoded by the coding sequence GTGTCTGACATCCGTGTCGTGTTCTCGGTGCGTTTCGTGGTCCGCATCGTTGTGTGGATCGCCATGGCGCTCATCGTCGCCGCCGTGCCCGTGTATCTGGAGACCTTCTGGCTGCAACTCGGCCTGTTCATCTGTGTGGCGGTCATCGGCGCGGTCGGCCTCGACCTTCTCACGGGCCTGGCGGGTCAGCTCTCGTTGGCGCATGCGTTCTTCATCGGCGTGGGTGCGTACGCGTACGCGATCCTTGCGGCTCAGCCCGAAGACGGGTCGTGGGGGATGGGATTGCCGCCCCTGATCGCGGCCGTATTGGCCGTGGCCATCACGGCATCAGCCGGGGTCCTCTTCAGCCCCGTCGCAAAGCGGCTCCGCGGACTGTACCTGGGCATTGCCACTCTGGGGCTGGTGTTCATCGGCCAGTTCGTGATGCTGAACGCAAGTCCGTTGACGGGTGGGACTTCCGGTCGTCGAACACCGGAATTCACCGTCTTCGGCTGGAGCTTCAGCTCCGGCGACCCGGCATTCTCTCTGTTGGGGGTTCCGTTCGAGAGACTGGAGCGACTATGGCTGCTAGGTGTGGTGCTCGCCGTCGGAAGCGTCTGGGTCGCGCGCAACCTCCGTGACAGTCGCTTCGGTCGGCAGCTGCAGAACATCCGTGACAGTGAGGTTGCGGCAGCTGTTCTGGGAGTGAATGTTCAGCGTACGAAGGCGGCGGTCTTCACTGTGTCTTCGGCGTATGCGGGTGTGGCGGGAGTCTTGCTCGCACTCACATACGAACAGGTCGTCCCCGACGCGTTCGGCTTGGATATGAGTATTACGTACACGGTGATCATCGTGATCGGGGGGATGGGGTCCGTGACGGGAGCCGCACTCGGGGCGATCGTCGTGACCGCCATACCCCAACTGCTGGATCACTTCTCCAGCGTGCTCCCGTTCGTCGCCGACACCGATACACAGTCGGCTTTCGGACCTACATATGTCAGCAACCTCATTTACGCCCTGCTGGTGGTGGCGATCCTCGTCTTTCAGCCCCGCGGTCTGAGTGGAATGCTCCACGGCCTTCGTGACTGGGCCGAGGTGCCGAGCAGGTCTGGCAACGCGAGTGAGACGCCAGAAATCGTGGATGGCGCAGAGAAGAATGATGGAAGGAGAGCACAGGATGAACGAGATCGATCTCGGCTTTGA
- a CDS encoding branched-chain amino acid ABC transporter permease, producing METLSSLLIAGLSLGSVYAVLALGFVTIFKSTGVFNLAQGSLLVMSVLVLARLEPLIGFFPALLAGVAFGGMLSGAVYLVLARRVKGPDLMVLLAILMIAVDIALTTEARREIGTQIIPVHTPWGDMTLDFLGATVPLSRVVTVCVASVLLAVFFLALRYTGWGVAMRANAEDQEAAALAGINTSRISTSAWVVGGALTVIAGVFLVSFPTPGLEIGVGVTALRALPAVMLGGVDSFGGAVVGGLIIGVVEALAAGYQHQLAFLGIGLSGVLPYVVLFVVLLWRPQGLFGSREAVRV from the coding sequence GTGGAGACGCTCTCGTCGTTGCTGATAGCAGGTCTTTCTCTGGGATCCGTCTATGCCGTCCTGGCGCTCGGATTCGTCACGATCTTCAAGTCGACCGGTGTATTCAACCTGGCTCAAGGGTCGCTACTGGTCATGAGCGTTCTTGTGCTGGCACGCCTGGAGCCGCTCATCGGCTTCTTCCCCGCACTGCTTGCGGGAGTCGCCTTCGGAGGAATGCTGTCGGGAGCGGTCTATCTGGTGCTGGCTCGGAGGGTGAAGGGGCCGGACCTGATGGTGCTGCTGGCGATCCTGATGATCGCCGTCGACATCGCACTGACGACGGAGGCAAGGCGGGAGATAGGCACTCAGATCATCCCCGTTCACACGCCGTGGGGCGACATGACGCTTGACTTCCTTGGCGCGACAGTTCCGCTGTCCCGTGTGGTCACCGTCTGCGTGGCGAGCGTCTTGCTCGCCGTGTTCTTCCTCGCGCTTCGATACACCGGGTGGGGAGTCGCCATGCGCGCCAACGCAGAGGACCAGGAAGCGGCCGCTCTCGCCGGAATCAACACCTCTCGTATCTCGACGTCGGCGTGGGTGGTTGGTGGCGCGTTGACGGTGATAGCAGGCGTCTTTCTCGTCAGTTTTCCCACACCCGGGCTGGAGATCGGGGTTGGGGTGACAGCGTTGCGAGCGCTGCCGGCGGTGATGCTCGGGGGCGTGGATTCCTTCGGAGGTGCGGTGGTGGGCGGGCTTATAATCGGTGTGGTTGAGGCTCTGGCTGCCGGTTATCAGCACCAGCTCGCGTTCCTGGGGATCGGGCTCTCCGGAGTTCTGCCGTACGTCGTGCTGTTCGTGGTTCTGCTGTGGAGACCGCAGGGCTTGTTCGGCTCGCGGGAGGCCGTCCGTGTCTGA
- a CDS encoding ABC transporter ATP-binding protein, which translates to MTSMLSMVGVSKQFGGVVALADVNLQVQESEIHALIGPNGAGKSTLLNLLSGIYRPTAGEIRVRDAPMSDLRADDLVRRGVARTFQNLALGRGRTVRENLLDGRHHLFSAGIVGFAFRSARARRDEAVHRSRVHEVAEFLGLDDVLDRPAGTLPYGVQKRVEFARALCAEPRVVILDEPVAGMSAEEMSVMAQAIREAHSALDLTILLVEHNMSFVMGLADTVSVLDFGRIIATGTPAHVTRDPQVIRSYLGLDAGSSDSYEKGEE; encoded by the coding sequence ATGACTTCGATGCTCTCGATGGTCGGTGTCTCAAAGCAGTTCGGAGGTGTTGTCGCACTCGCGGATGTGAACCTCCAAGTTCAAGAGAGCGAGATCCATGCTCTCATCGGACCGAATGGTGCAGGCAAGAGCACGCTGCTCAATCTGTTGTCGGGCATCTACCGGCCGACAGCCGGAGAGATCCGTGTGAGAGACGCACCGATGTCTGATCTGAGGGCTGACGACCTCGTGCGGCGAGGCGTGGCGCGCACCTTCCAGAATCTTGCGCTCGGGCGCGGGCGAACAGTGCGCGAGAACCTGTTGGACGGTCGCCATCATCTCTTCTCGGCCGGAATCGTCGGCTTTGCCTTCAGATCCGCCCGCGCGCGGCGAGACGAAGCCGTTCATCGCTCTCGCGTGCATGAAGTGGCAGAGTTCCTCGGCCTTGACGATGTGCTGGACCGGCCGGCTGGAACGCTTCCCTACGGAGTGCAGAAGCGAGTGGAATTCGCTAGAGCGCTGTGTGCCGAGCCGCGGGTAGTCATCCTCGACGAACCCGTCGCTGGAATGAGCGCAGAAGAGATGTCGGTGATGGCTCAGGCCATCCGTGAAGCCCATTCCGCGCTCGATCTCACGATACTTCTCGTCGAGCACAACATGTCGTTCGTCATGGGGCTCGCCGACACGGTCTCCGTGCTCGACTTCGGGCGGATCATCGCCACGGGCACGCCGGCGCACGTCACACGTGACCCGCAGGTGATCCGTTCCTATCTGGGCCTGGATGCGGGGTCGTCAGATTCCTACGAAAAGGGAGAGGAGTGA
- a CDS encoding ABC transporter ATP-binding protein yields the protein MTSALAVDGLRVLYNRSIIGLSDVSLSVEQGQLVALLGSNGAGKTTLLRALSLTLGYCRGHIAAGSMEVFGRTLSGRNPHAAVLAGIAHVPEGRRVFTRLTVEENLRAGGFAAKTARDRQRAKDRVFALFPQLAEKRNIRAGLMSGGEQQMIAIGRALMSNPDLLMLDEPSLGLSPQTIERVADAIRTVNSEGTTVLLVEQNAGMALRIAEYAYVLDMGRIVLSGESSELATSPEVIERYLGGVDAVAKQPTSEVRPVLTRWSST from the coding sequence ATGACGAGTGCTCTTGCGGTGGATGGCCTGCGGGTCCTCTACAACAGGTCGATCATCGGACTTTCCGACGTCTCGCTCTCTGTCGAACAGGGGCAGCTTGTGGCTCTGCTGGGAAGCAATGGGGCGGGTAAGACGACGTTACTGCGTGCTCTCTCGCTCACTCTCGGTTACTGTCGTGGGCATATCGCCGCCGGCTCGATGGAGGTCTTCGGACGTACTCTTTCTGGGAGGAACCCGCATGCGGCTGTCTTGGCCGGTATAGCCCACGTGCCGGAGGGACGCAGAGTCTTCACACGACTCACGGTCGAAGAGAACCTTCGTGCGGGTGGATTCGCCGCCAAGACTGCGAGGGATCGACAACGGGCGAAGGATCGGGTGTTCGCTCTGTTTCCCCAGCTGGCTGAGAAGAGGAACATCCGCGCGGGACTGATGTCCGGCGGCGAGCAGCAGATGATCGCCATCGGTCGGGCGCTCATGTCCAATCCCGATCTGCTGATGCTCGACGAACCCTCGCTCGGACTCTCGCCTCAGACGATCGAACGGGTTGCAGATGCGATCAGGACCGTGAACAGCGAGGGCACAACGGTGCTGCTTGTCGAGCAGAACGCGGGTATGGCTCTCCGCATCGCCGAGTACGCATACGTCCTGGATATGGGCAGGATTGTGCTCTCGGGGGAGAGCAGTGAATTGGCGACGTCTCCGGAAGTGATCGAGAGATATCTCGGCGGGGTGGATGCGGTGGCGAAGCAGCCGACCTCGGAAGTCCGACCCGTACTCACCCGCTGGAGCTCGACATGA
- a CDS encoding ABC transporter substrate-binding protein translates to MKKTVLRSVLTLAVVGVTLATTIGCTSSKATSDSDAVIVPGVTEDSITLGIIADLTGPFASTGVPTVEGAKHYWQTHQVCERSVELVVKDTEYKTDRAKTAYAELRDDVLAIQATTATPITVVNMDDFAKDDMMVIAVPAPDLAENDNILLAGTLNDVEMMNGVSYAVDNLGVQEGDVIGAIYLNNDFGKASLVGVEEAADLAGLTLVSQPAEVTDKDMTAQITALGGAGVSAVFVAGSAGVLNSAVTIARAQGLDVPFIASAGAFDASALETSAGPGLEENTYFVAYVAPFGDGSDGPSANRAALEESGSGAHPSHWMNLGWGMATIMDQALSAACKDGDLTRAGLLAVVDGLGEVETGGAIVPLEFDLRSPGMMSYVLRPDPSMIDGLRIEEQPFIGELTATLNE, encoded by the coding sequence ATGAAGAAGACTGTTCTGCGAAGCGTCTTGACGCTTGCCGTCGTCGGCGTGACCCTCGCCACGACAATCGGCTGCACCAGTTCCAAGGCGACTTCCGATTCTGATGCTGTAATCGTTCCGGGAGTGACGGAAGACAGCATCACTCTGGGAATCATCGCCGACCTGACCGGACCTTTCGCGTCGACGGGAGTCCCCACGGTGGAGGGGGCGAAACACTATTGGCAGACGCACCAGGTCTGCGAGCGCTCCGTGGAGCTCGTCGTCAAGGACACGGAGTACAAGACGGATCGGGCGAAGACGGCTTACGCGGAACTGCGAGACGACGTACTTGCCATCCAAGCCACCACTGCCACTCCGATCACAGTCGTCAACATGGACGACTTCGCGAAAGACGACATGATGGTCATCGCCGTGCCGGCGCCGGATCTCGCCGAGAACGACAACATTCTGCTGGCGGGGACGCTGAATGATGTCGAGATGATGAACGGTGTCTCGTACGCCGTCGATAACCTCGGTGTCCAGGAGGGTGATGTCATCGGAGCGATCTATCTCAACAATGACTTCGGCAAGGCGTCTCTGGTGGGTGTGGAGGAGGCGGCGGACCTTGCCGGCCTCACGCTCGTCTCACAGCCGGCCGAAGTCACGGACAAGGACATGACGGCGCAGATCACGGCCCTCGGTGGCGCGGGCGTGAGCGCCGTGTTCGTGGCAGGAAGCGCCGGTGTCCTCAACTCGGCGGTGACGATAGCTCGTGCTCAGGGGCTGGACGTGCCGTTCATCGCGAGTGCAGGCGCGTTCGATGCCTCTGCATTGGAGACGTCTGCGGGACCAGGACTTGAAGAGAACACGTACTTCGTCGCCTACGTCGCCCCATTCGGCGACGGATCTGACGGCCCATCGGCGAACAGAGCGGCTCTCGAGGAGAGCGGAAGTGGCGCGCATCCATCGCATTGGATGAACTTGGGATGGGGTATGGCGACCATCATGGACCAGGCGCTCAGTGCCGCGTGCAAGGACGGAGACCTGACCCGGGCAGGCCTTCTCGCGGTGGTCGATGGTCTCGGAGAGGTGGAAACCGGCGGTGCCATCGTTCCGCTCGAGTTCGATCTGCGTTCGCCGGGGATGATGAGCTATGTTCTGCGGCCTGATCCGAGCATGATCGACGGGTTGCGCATCGAGGAGCAGCCCTTCATCGGTGAGCTCACCGCGACCCTGAACGAGTGA